In Microbulbifer agarilyticus, the DNA window CAAGGTAGGCTGCCCCTGCTGGCGGCGTTAGGTATCACATGAAAATTGCAACCATAGTGGCTGCTATATCGTTGTTTGCAATGAATGTTACAGCTGGTGAAAGTGAGCAGCGGATATTAGTTCGGGAAGCCGGTTATATATATCACGGACATACATACAAAGGTATCAATGAATTAAAGTCGGTTCTTGATCCACTGCCGCCAAATCATTCAATTTCGTATCATTTTTTACCTTGTTCTGAGAGGATTAATTCACTTAAAAACAGCTTAGAGACCTATTTAAAAATACGAAATTTTTCGAAGGTTTCTAGCTCCTTCCCGCTTTGTGGTTGTCACTGTGGAAGTGATAAGGTACAAGAAATACCTAACAAGGCCAGGCAATGAAGCTCCGGGCCTGTGGCCCTCCGCGGGACAGCTTACCGTGTGCGCGTTTTGCGCAGGTCGCTGCACTCCCATTTTTGCGCAAAACGTGCACACGGTAAGCTGCCCCTGCTGGCGGCGTTAGCTGTGGTAAAGAGAATTATGAGAAGAAAATATACAGCGTCAGAAATATACGAAGAAATTGGGCCGAATTTAGTGAGCTGCTGGATCACTTCATACCTGATGGGAGTGTTGTTTCTTGGTTCTCTCGCTTCCACAATACTTGGCGGGATGGGCTACGACACGATATTGCTCGTTTTCTCAGGCCTCATTCTAATCCAGGCTATCCGTGGAATTGTAAAGCTAAGAAAATTGCGGGCAAGGTTACAAGCAGATCCTGAGTCAGTTCGTATGTCAGAGGTTTTAACAGCCCCGAGCTTCAAGGGTATATATGCCTTTGTGAGGTAGCAGCTAACAAGGCCGGGCAACTTGCTCCGGGCCTGTGGCCCTCCGCGGGACAGCTTACCTTGTGCACCTTTTGCGCAGGTCGCTGCGCTCCCATTTTTGCGCAAAATGCGCACAAGGTAAGCTGCCCCTGCCGGCGGCGTTAGCAATAGAGATATCCCCATCTGTCAAAAAGGACAAGACAAATGAAAAACATGTTTAAATTTATTTTTGTATCTATCGTTGCGCTAGTATCAACTTCGGTATGGTCATTAGAAATAACTGCTGACGAAGTCCGTAGCCACGCTGGTAGTGAGTCAAGATTATACTCGGGTAACGTAAGGGTTTTACTCCCTGAAAATTCAGATTTCGAAACAACCTCTCTGACTGTGAAGACCCTATCAAGTGGTGAGCAAATCTTTGAGGGTGGCGTCACCATTAAATTCAAGGATTTAATATTGAAGACGGAAAAAGTAGTAATATCATCTACTGAGGGCGGCCTCATGGCTTCAATGGATAGAGCGGAAGTAACGGGCAAGTAAATTGCTAACAAGGCCGGGCAATCTACTCCGGGCCTGCGGCCCTCCGTGGGACAGCTTACCTTGTACACCTTTTGCACGGGTCGCTATGCTCCCATTTTCGCGCAAAACGCGCACAAGGTAAGCTGCCCCTGCCGGCAGCGTTATGAGTCTTAAGCATGAAGCTACTCAGGGAGTTTACATCGCTGTCAGATGCCGAGCTTTTGTCCAATAGGCTCAGGTCAAAAGGAATTCTCACGCATATATCTGGAGTGAACTCGAAGCAGCTTGGAGCAATAGCGACCGGAACAGTTAAAGTTGGAGTTTGGGCTGTCTTAAACGAGCAAGTGGACGATGCTACAGCTTTGCTTACAAATAGTAGGCATACTGTTAGGCATCAGCTCACAGAAGAAGAGATGTCGCGTCTAGAGAGTGAATCTCAAGGTAAGGTTGCAGCCTCTCTGAGTTCGCTATTGAATAAGCTAGTTTTTGCCTTGGTAGCACTAATGATTATGGTGGTAGCGTACAGCGTACTATCAAACTCATAACAAGGCCGGGCAATATGCTCTGGGCCTTCGGCCCTCCGCGGGACAGCTTACCTTGTGCACCTTTTGCGCGAGTCGCTGCGCTCCCAGTTTCGCGCAAAATGCGCACAAGGTAAGCTGCCCCCGCCGACGGCGTTATCTTCAAGATGGAATCATGATCCGATGAAATATTTATCCCTCTTGTTACTTCTTATTCCTTTTCATGGATATGGTTCGAGTAACAGCATTCCTGAAGAATATTGGGGTACTTGGGACAGGCATTGTAAGGAAGGCAGAGCCGCCACTGATTCTATCGTTCATATCCGCAAAGATGTCATTTATGGGTATGAAGAAAAGAAAGATATATTGAGCGTTGTGCTTCCTGAAGAAAATAAAATTGAAGTCGAATATATCTTTATCTACGATGGGGTTGAGTACACTGGGTCTTATAAATGGGAGCTCCGAGGTGAGTCTCTAGTTAGTGTTCATCCAGGGACAGGCGAGGAGTGGGTCATCCATAAATGCGGTCCGTATGAGCCCTAAATAAAGATAACAAGGCCGGGCAATAGCTCAGGGCCTTTGGCCCTGCGCGGGACAGCTTACCTTGTGCACGTTTTGCACGAGTCGCTGCGCTCCCATTTTCGCGCAAAACGTGCACAAGGTAAGCTGCCCCTGCCGGCGGCGTTAGTTGTCCTAAGGAGAATCATGAAAGGGCTTCAGGTTACGGGGTTAACCATGTCCTTGCTATCACTGCTACTTGCCTATTTCCTGTTGGTTCCAGTTGAGCCAAGCACACCGAGTTCCTCAGCAGGTGCAGCTGGGTTAGGAATAATGTTCATTGTGCTTCCTGCATTGGGAGCGTCCGCGATTATGTTTGTTCCAACATCTGTCGCATTACTATGGGGTATTAATCGTATACGATCGCGGTTTACTGGGCTGTTTTGGTACAGTGTGTGGGCTCTGAACGGCATTTTTACACTGATATACATGCTTTTGGGGGCTTGGCTCATATATATGTGGGCTTTTCATGCTCCGGCCAACTAACAAGGCCGGGCAACTTACTCCGGGCCTGCAGCCCTCCGTGGGACAGCTTACCTTGTGCACCTTTTGCGCAGGTCGCTATGCTCCCATTTTTGCGCGAAATGCGCACAAGGTAAGCTGCCCCTGCCGGCGGCGTTAAATATAAGACTTACCCACGTTTAGTAGACACCCAAGAATGAATAAGGTAATAACCTCCGGAGCTTAACAACGACGTTGTCTATTACCATGAAGGTATATATTTTGCGTAAAATTTTGATCTTTGGGAATTCCGGATCTGGAAAGTCTACCCTAGCTAAGCGTCTTTCTGATGAGAATGATTTAGTACATTTAGACCTGGATCTATTTGCCTGGCTGCCAGGTTCGCCGCCGCGAAGAATGCCGCTTAGCGAGTCTAGTGAAAAAATCGCTACATGCCTCAAGGGGCGTGATAGTTGGGTGGTGGAGGGGTGCTACACAGATTTACTGGAGATATTGGCGAAAGATGCGTCTGAGATGCTTTTCATGGATCTGTCAATCGAGAAGTGTATCGCAAATGCCAAAAATCGGCCTTGGGAACCACATAAGTACGAGTCTAAAGAAGCTCAAGATGCAAATCTTGATATGCTGGTGAGTTGGATAAAGGAATATGATACGAGACTGGATACTTTTTCGCGTGCAGCCCATCGAGAGTTATTTGCCGCCTTTCAAGGCAAGAAAACACTTTATACAGAGAATCAAGTGCACGATTAGCGCAGCAGTCTAGAGGCCTGTGATATATATGTTCTTCCTCAATAATTAGGCTAGACACAAATAGGAGAGGTATATGTCTGATCCCATCGTGAATTTTTTTGACGCATGGAAAATTGAAGACCCTACTGCTCGGTTTGAAAAAGTTGCCAGTGCAGTAACCAAAAGCGTTGACTACGACGACCCTCGCACCCCAGAAACTATCAATGGTATCAATGCCCTAAGTGATTATGTTGGCATGTTCAGTGCAAATGCGCCGGGCTGGTCGGCAAAAGTCATTAATACCGATACGACGGCTGGTGTGACACGGGCTACAGTCGCGTTTAGTGGGCTCGGTCCTGACGGTAGCGAGAAAGTGCAAATTGGGCAATATTTCGTCGAACAAGAAGGCGAGTTGATAACGCGGATGGTGGGCTTTGTTGGTACCGGTGAATAGCGGTTGGCTGAATTTTTTACAGCGGGCTAAGGCTACCATCTATCCGATGCGTTTCAGGGACCTAGAGTTGATATGAGAAAACTCGCAGTTTTTCTAGTTGCTGTGCTTGTTTCTGCTTGTGCAAATATCCCCCTGGGCACAATGCTAAAGTACAGCTCTTTCGATATTGATGATTTTCTTGAGTTAAACCCTGCTGAGATCAGCGCTAAGGTCGAAGTAGAAGGTGGGCTAGAGCTTTCTGATGACGGTCAAAGGCTGGCCGTTACCATGGAAACGGCAAAGGGTGAAAGGGACTTTACTTTTCCCCTGGTGATTGAAGAGCATGGATTGGAGCCGAAAAGCGACAGTTGGTTCGGTACAAGTGGGCCTACCAATGTTTATACATTGAAACTGTCAGGTGAGGGAATTTTAGCGTTTGAGGCCCTGCAATTAGCAATTCGCAAGGAAGTTCCGACCGGATTTGGGCTAAAAGTGAGTACGAGATTCAAGAAGATGGAGGAGTATCCGGACGAAAATACGGTTTCGATTTTGATTCGGCTGGCTGCCTCTGAAAGCTACGTAACATTGATTGATGATGCACCCCTTGAGCTTGAAGAAAGCACATAATGGTGAGACCGGTTGAATGGTTATGGAGGAGAATCTATGAAAATACATTATCTCGAAATTGTATCTCCAGATGTGGATTCTGTATGTGCGGCGTATGAATCTACTCACAATGTTACATTCAATGAGCCGGATGAGCTTCTAGGTGGGGCAAAAACGTGTACATTGTCCGATGGAAGTATTGTTGGTGTGCGTCGCCCTCTACGAGATACAGAAGAACCTGTGGTGCGGCCATATTGGCTGGTTGAGGATATAGAAAAATCAGTTGCTGATGTTGAAGCAACTGGAGCGGTAATAGCCGTTCCACCATTAGAGATTCCGGGCAAGGGAATTTTTGCCATTTATATATGTGGCGCTGTTGACCATGGATTCTGGCAACTGTGAGGGCTGTCTGCAGAGCAAGTAAGGACTTTAGGTAATCAATCACCGCAGTTATGAGCGGTATTGATGGTCACACAAATTGACCCTTGGCGGGGCGTCGAATCCGCTTCATTTCGAGTTATTGATTTTCATCAATGTGTTGGCCGGGCAAGTATGAGTGTATCGGTTTTGCAGTATCTGCCCCAGAAAGCCCCTTACTGAACGTGACTCGGAAACATCATGCGGCTACTCAGAATTCTCCTTATTGTACTTGGTGCAATTATTTCGTTACCCGTTTTACTCTTCAGTTATCTATACGTTACTGAGCCGGTCGTTGCCGCTCGTTTTGTCGAGATGTTCAC includes these proteins:
- a CDS encoding AAA family ATPase; translated protein: MKVYILRKILIFGNSGSGKSTLAKRLSDENDLVHLDLDLFAWLPGSPPRRMPLSESSEKIATCLKGRDSWVVEGCYTDLLEILAKDASEMLFMDLSIEKCIANAKNRPWEPHKYESKEAQDANLDMLVSWIKEYDTRLDTFSRAAHRELFAAFQGKKTLYTENQVHD
- a CDS encoding VOC family protein gives rise to the protein MKIHYLEIVSPDVDSVCAAYESTHNVTFNEPDELLGGAKTCTLSDGSIVGVRRPLRDTEEPVVRPYWLVEDIEKSVADVEATGAVIAVPPLEIPGKGIFAIYICGAVDHGFWQL